From one Gadus morhua chromosome 8, gadMor3.0, whole genome shotgun sequence genomic stretch:
- the LOC115548795 gene encoding SPRY domain-containing SOCS box protein 4-like, with amino-acid sequence MGQKISGGIKSVDGRGESGGGVGGGGSGGSPSYRPSAHRRRHPELRGPDFSKPTRLDLLLDMPCAGPDAQLRHAWNPDDRSLNVFIKDEDKLTFHRHPVAQSTDCIRGRVGYTRGLHVWRIHWPARQRGTHAVVGVATAEAPLHSVGYTALVGSDCESWGWDLGRNRLYHDSKNRAHGAAPAYPCFLEPEEAFSLPDGLLVVLDMDEGTLSFMVEGHYLGVAFRGLKGRKLYPVVSAVWGHCEITMKYVNGLDPEPLPLMDLCRRAARLALGRERLQEIEGLPLPQSLKNYLQYQ; translated from the exons ATGGGCCAGAAGATCTCCGGGGGCATCAAGTCGGTGGACGGCCGCGGGgagagcggcggcggcgtgggcgGAGGCGGCAGCGGCGGCTCCCCGTCCTACCGGCCCTCggcccaccgccgccgccaccccgaGCTCCGGGGCCCCGACTTCTCCAAGCCCACCCGGCTGGACCTCCTGCTGGACATGCCGTGcgccggccccgacgcgcagctgCGCCACGCCTGGAACCCCGACGACCGCTCGCTCAACGTCTTCATCAAGGACGAGGACAAGCTGACCTTCCACCGCCACCCCGTGGCCCAGAGCACCGACTGCATCCGCGGCCGGGTGGGCTACACGCGGGGGCTCCACGTGTGGCGGATCCACTGGCCGGCGCGGCAGCGGGGCACGCACGCcgtggtgggcgtggccacGGCGGAGGCGCCGCTGCACTCGGTGGGCTACACGGCGCTGGTGGGGTCGGACTGCGAGTCGTGGGGCTGGGACCTGGGCCGCAACCGGCTCTACCACGACAGCAAGAACCGGGCGCACGGCGCGGCGCCCGCCTACCCCTGCTTCCTGGAGCCCGAGGAGGCCTTCTCGCTGCCCGACGGCCTCCTGGTGGTGCTGGACATGGACGAGGGCACGCTGAGCTTCATGGTGGAGGGACACTACCTGGGCGTGGCCTTCCGGGGCCTGAAGGGCCGCAAGCTGTACCCCGTGGTGAGCGCCGTGTGGGGCCACTGCGAGATCACCATGAAGTACGTCAACGGCCTGGATC cCGAGCCCCTCCCCCTGATGGACCTGTGTCGGCGGGCCGCCCGGCTAGCTCTGGGGCGGGAGCGGCTCCAGGAGATCGAGGGCCTCCCTCTGCCCCAGTCCCTCAAGAATTACCTCCAGTACCAGTGA